From one Henriciella marina DSM 19595 genomic stretch:
- a CDS encoding protein phosphatase 2C domain-containing protein, whose product MSALALVQSLSRPGGQSPNDDRANGKAGTASGHAWVVDGATGVADRSYISSSDSDAAWLAARLDQLFADLPQTSEPLRVAMRRIIGRVRDDYLIETSLSSVPDYAIPSAAALYCGWEQSGHRVHVRFSSLGDCSAIVREASGLLHIVGDLSNGGSDADMLDRFGAFHGDRSPTAEAELRDFLRARRERMNKPDGYWVFSIAPEAASHLSECALCLRSPADMMMMTDGFARLIDHFQAYTPETLIDAALTRGLEPLYEELRALEAADPDCETAPRVKSEDDASAVLVRLEATGKGADAA is encoded by the coding sequence ATGTCGGCGCTCGCTCTTGTCCAGTCTCTCTCCCGCCCAGGCGGCCAATCGCCCAATGATGACCGTGCAAACGGCAAGGCCGGCACGGCCAGCGGACATGCATGGGTCGTTGACGGGGCCACCGGCGTTGCCGACCGCAGCTATATTTCCTCAAGCGACAGCGATGCAGCCTGGCTCGCCGCGCGCCTCGATCAGCTTTTCGCAGACCTGCCTCAGACCTCAGAACCCCTGCGTGTCGCCATGCGGCGGATCATCGGGCGCGTACGCGATGACTACCTCATCGAAACATCGCTCTCTTCAGTGCCGGACTATGCGATCCCGTCGGCCGCGGCGCTCTATTGCGGCTGGGAGCAGAGCGGACACCGCGTCCATGTCAGGTTCTCCAGCCTTGGCGATTGCAGCGCGATCGTCCGCGAAGCCAGCGGCCTGCTTCATATTGTCGGCGATCTCTCAAACGGCGGATCGGACGCAGACATGCTCGACAGGTTCGGCGCTTTCCATGGCGACCGCAGCCCGACAGCCGAGGCAGAACTGCGCGACTTTCTCAGGGCCCGCCGCGAACGGATGAACAAGCCTGATGGCTACTGGGTCTTCTCCATCGCGCCAGAGGCCGCAAGCCACCTCAGCGAGTGCGCGCTTTGTCTGCGCAGTCCGGCCGATATGATGATGATGACGGACGGCTTTGCCCGTCTCATCGACCATTTTCAGGCTTATACACCCGAAACACTGATCGATGCCGCTCTCACGCGCGGGCTTGAGCCGCTCTATGAAGAGTTGCGCGCGCTTGAAGCTGCCGATCCCGACTGCGAGACTGCTCCGCGCGTCAAGTCAGAGGACGATGCGAGCGCGGTGCTTGTCAGGCTGGAAGCAACAGGCAAAGGCGCTGACGCAGCCTAG
- the lgt gene encoding prolipoprotein diacylglyceryl transferase, producing the protein MHALYTAALSFPEFNPALVEIGSFPIRWYALAYIAGLIIGWRYAVMLVKRERLWGGQSPATPDDIDDILFYVTLGVILGGRIGYILFYQLPFQFETVQRDPLGLLRIWEGGMSFHGGLLGVAIAIVIAARMRGVKLLPLADIAGVVAPIGIFFGRCANFINAELYGRHTDGPFGMVFPEAYTGGTPSAYDWQANEWVYCRDQNPAYRLCEPEMPRHPSQLYEAFLEGLLPLIVISILVWKFGLLKRRGLSAGMFLLFYAAGRTISEQFREPDSFTIGVLPDWLTMGQLLSLPMWIGGAFLVWHGLSKPPAGPARA; encoded by the coding sequence ATGCACGCACTCTATACAGCAGCCCTCAGCTTTCCGGAGTTTAACCCGGCGCTTGTGGAGATTGGCAGCTTTCCGATCCGCTGGTACGCGCTCGCCTATATTGCCGGGCTGATCATTGGATGGCGCTATGCTGTCATGCTGGTGAAGCGTGAGCGGCTATGGGGCGGGCAGAGCCCTGCGACCCCAGACGATATCGATGACATCCTGTTCTATGTGACGCTGGGCGTGATCCTCGGCGGGCGGATCGGATATATCCTTTTCTACCAGCTGCCCTTCCAGTTTGAGACCGTTCAGCGCGACCCGCTCGGCCTGCTGCGCATCTGGGAAGGCGGCATGTCCTTTCATGGCGGGCTTCTTGGCGTTGCCATCGCCATTGTGATTGCCGCGAGGATGCGGGGGGTGAAGCTGTTGCCGCTGGCCGATATTGCAGGCGTCGTCGCCCCGATCGGCATATTCTTTGGCCGCTGCGCCAATTTCATCAATGCTGAGCTTTATGGCCGCCATACGGACGGCCCGTTCGGCATGGTGTTTCCGGAAGCCTATACGGGTGGCACACCGTCTGCCTATGACTGGCAGGCGAATGAGTGGGTGTATTGCCGCGACCAGAATCCGGCCTATCGCCTTTGCGAACCGGAGATGCCGCGCCATCCAAGCCAGCTCTACGAGGCGTTTCTGGAAGGCCTTCTGCCGCTCATCGTCATCTCGATCCTTGTCTGGAAGTTCGGCCTGCTGAAGCGCCGCGGCCTTTCGGCTGGCATGTTCCTGCTTTTCTATGCAGCCGGGCGGACCATCTCCGAGCAGTTCCGGGAGCCGGACAGTTTCACAATTGGCGTGCTGCCTGACTGGCTGACCATGGGCCAGCTCCTGTCGCTCCCGATGTGGATCGGCGGCGCGTTTCTCGTCTGGCATGGCCTTAGCAAACCGCCGGCCGGCCCCGCGAGGGCATGA
- a CDS encoding branched-chain amino acid aminotransferase: MADASTPYHDRDGYIWMDGEFVPWRETKIHVLTHGLHYASSVFEGERAYGGHIFESRRHTERLHRSANILGFELPYTVDEIEKAKKETLAKSGLENAYVRAFAWRGSEMMGVSAQSNRIHVAIAVWHWGDYFADKMKGIAMTHAQWRRPDPATAPCEAKAAGLYMICTLSKHAAEQNGFADALMLDWRGHVAEATGANIFFLQDGALHTPTPDCFLNGITRQTAIKLARSRQVEIIERTIMPEELPDFSECFITGTAAEITPVRQIGEVNYKPGEVTEALVGDYSDLVHGKIKMPT; this comes from the coding sequence ATGGCCGACGCATCCACACCGTATCATGATCGCGATGGATACATCTGGATGGATGGCGAGTTCGTCCCATGGCGTGAAACGAAGATTCACGTCCTGACACATGGTCTGCATTACGCCTCGTCTGTCTTCGAAGGTGAGCGCGCCTATGGCGGTCATATCTTCGAATCACGTCGCCACACAGAGCGCCTTCATCGGTCGGCGAACATTCTCGGCTTCGAGCTGCCCTATACGGTCGACGAGATCGAAAAGGCGAAGAAGGAAACGCTGGCAAAATCCGGCCTTGAGAACGCCTATGTCCGGGCTTTTGCCTGGCGCGGCTCGGAAATGATGGGCGTATCGGCGCAGAGCAACAGGATCCATGTCGCGATCGCTGTCTGGCACTGGGGCGATTATTTCGCTGACAAGATGAAGGGCATTGCGATGACGCACGCCCAGTGGCGCCGCCCCGACCCGGCCACCGCCCCGTGCGAGGCAAAAGCTGCCGGTCTCTACATGATCTGTACCCTTTCCAAGCATGCCGCCGAGCAGAACGGCTTTGCCGATGCGCTGATGCTGGACTGGCGCGGCCATGTGGCCGAGGCGACTGGCGCCAACATCTTCTTCCTTCAGGACGGCGCGCTGCACACGCCGACGCCTGACTGTTTCCTGAACGGCATTACGCGCCAGACGGCCATCAAGCTGGCCAGGTCACGCCAGGTGGAGATCATTGAACGCACAATCATGCCGGAAGAGCTGCCCGATTTCTCCGAATGCTTCATTACGGGCACGGCAGCAGAGATTACGCCTGTCCGCCAGATCGGTGAGGTCAACTACAAGCCGGGTGAAGTCACCGAGGCCCTGGTGGGAGATTACTCCGACCTTGTGCACGGCAAGATCAAGATGCCGACCTAG
- a CDS encoding sensor histidine kinase, whose protein sequence is MARRFHIRLRDITPRGLYPRSVLMVILPVVLLLSAVTYIFYDSHWRHTSRKLSQTMASEIEFMVGLRARYPDQFDMLRRDAREAMQLDVTVLPDAVLPTEQKDLFFTALDEILSRELDVSLDQPFWFDISGYSETVEIRVQDGPDVLRFLAERDRTFSTTGHIFIVWVIGASGILIALALGFLRNQVKSILKLSEAAKAYGRGRDAGNYRPSGATEVRDAARAVMDMRTRLTAFAEERTTMLAGISHDLRTPLTRLKLQLAMMENSPEIEDARQDLKEMSVMLDEYLAFASGKEGEQPAEFRFDELVEDLVAALGGTATIRATTPISIIGRPGLIRRALSNLISNAQGFATKVEIEVIKGPHLVELVVDDNGPGIPEEQRDEAFKPFHRLDASRNQNVPGTGLGLSIARDTARQHGGDIRLEDSPLGGLRVRFRLPA, encoded by the coding sequence ATGGCACGCCGTTTTCATATTCGCCTTCGGGACATCACGCCGCGCGGGCTCTATCCGCGCTCTGTGCTCATGGTCATCCTGCCTGTGGTGCTGCTCCTCTCGGCCGTGACCTATATTTTCTATGACAGTCACTGGCGTCATACTTCGCGCAAGCTCAGCCAGACCATGGCGAGCGAGATCGAGTTCATGGTGGGCCTGCGCGCCCGCTACCCCGATCAGTTCGATATGTTGCGCCGCGACGCCCGCGAAGCGATGCAGCTCGATGTGACGGTCCTGCCAGACGCAGTCCTTCCGACCGAGCAGAAGGATCTCTTTTTCACCGCCCTCGATGAAATCCTTTCCCGAGAACTCGACGTGTCGCTGGATCAACCCTTCTGGTTCGACATTTCCGGCTATAGCGAGACGGTTGAAATCCGCGTCCAGGACGGCCCCGACGTGCTCCGCTTCCTCGCAGAGCGGGACCGCACTTTCTCGACGACAGGCCATATATTTATCGTCTGGGTCATCGGGGCGAGCGGCATCTTGATCGCGCTCGCGCTCGGCTTCCTGCGCAATCAGGTGAAGTCCATCCTCAAGCTTTCAGAGGCGGCAAAGGCGTATGGACGCGGCCGCGACGCTGGCAATTACCGCCCCTCAGGCGCCACCGAAGTCCGCGACGCCGCACGCGCCGTGATGGACATGCGGACGCGGCTGACAGCCTTTGCGGAAGAACGCACGACCATGCTGGCCGGGATCAGCCACGATCTTCGAACGCCTCTCACACGGCTGAAGCTTCAGCTCGCCATGATGGAGAACTCACCGGAAATCGAAGACGCCCGGCAAGACCTGAAAGAAATGTCGGTCATGCTGGATGAGTATCTTGCCTTCGCCAGCGGCAAGGAAGGCGAACAGCCCGCCGAGTTTCGCTTTGATGAACTGGTCGAAGACCTTGTGGCCGCGCTCGGCGGCACGGCCACAATCCGTGCCACCACGCCAATCAGCATCATCGGCAGGCCGGGCCTAATCCGGCGCGCGCTCTCCAACCTGATATCAAACGCGCAAGGCTTTGCCACCAAAGTGGAGATCGAGGTCATCAAGGGCCCGCACCTTGTCGAACTCGTGGTCGATGATAACGGCCCGGGCATCCCCGAAGAACAGCGCGACGAAGCCTTCAAACCGTTTCACCGGCTCGACGCCTCCCGAAATCAGAACGTCCCCGGCACGGGCCTCGGCCTCTCGATCGCGCGCGACACGGCCCGCCAGCATGGCGGTGACATCCGGCTGGAAGACAGCCCGCTCGGCGGTCTGCGCGTGCGGTTCAGGCTGCCTGCCTAG
- a CDS encoding class I SAM-dependent methyltransferase, whose amino-acid sequence MTNLKAKLTALIEAGGPLPVTAYMNTCLHDPEFGYYATRPGIGRDFITAPEISQVFGELLGLWSLHEWQAMGAPQPVDLIEIGAGRGTMMDDMMRAIGQAGGGDRFALSISEASPVYAAAQKTRLSPFHPDFLGAFETLGDRPFLLLANEWLDCLPARQFARGKDGWLERVVGLSDAGELTFGLATDQIGALSAEAGDDQASVEVQPALDTLCETLEAAFAKAPGRALFVDYGPADHAPGDTLRGFKDGQQVGPLEMPGESDLTVDVDFSRLARLAQKRGLDVAGPVEQGPFLLALGAEARMQALIKANPGRAEDIYEGVRRLVDPAELGSRFKVICLSSPGLPRPAGF is encoded by the coding sequence ATGACAAATCTGAAGGCCAAGCTGACGGCCCTCATCGAGGCGGGCGGGCCGCTGCCTGTGACCGCCTATATGAATACGTGCCTGCATGATCCGGAGTTTGGCTATTACGCCACCCGGCCCGGTATTGGCCGCGACTTCATCACCGCCCCGGAGATCAGCCAGGTTTTCGGCGAATTGCTGGGCCTCTGGAGCCTGCATGAGTGGCAGGCCATGGGCGCGCCGCAGCCGGTTGACCTGATAGAAATTGGTGCGGGCCGCGGCACGATGATGGACGACATGATGCGCGCCATCGGTCAGGCGGGCGGCGGAGACCGGTTCGCCCTGTCGATCAGCGAAGCCAGCCCCGTCTATGCCGCCGCGCAGAAGACAAGGCTGTCGCCATTTCATCCAGACTTTCTTGGCGCATTTGAAACGCTTGGGGACCGGCCGTTCCTGCTGCTCGCAAATGAGTGGTTGGACTGCCTGCCAGCGCGCCAGTTTGCGCGTGGCAAGGATGGCTGGCTGGAGCGTGTCGTTGGCCTTTCTGACGCGGGGGAGCTGACCTTTGGGCTGGCGACAGACCAGATCGGCGCGCTTTCGGCAGAGGCTGGCGACGACCAGGCCAGCGTCGAGGTCCAGCCAGCGCTCGATACGCTTTGCGAGACGCTAGAGGCGGCCTTTGCAAAAGCGCCGGGCCGCGCGTTGTTCGTCGATTACGGACCTGCAGACCATGCGCCGGGCGACACATTGCGGGGGTTCAAAGACGGTCAGCAGGTCGGGCCGCTGGAGATGCCGGGCGAAAGCGACCTCACCGTCGATGTTGATTTTTCGCGTCTGGCGCGTCTTGCGCAAAAGCGCGGGCTGGACGTTGCTGGCCCGGTGGAGCAGGGGCCGTTCCTGCTGGCGCTTGGCGCCGAAGCGCGGATGCAGGCACTGATCAAGGCCAATCCGGGCCGCGCTGAAGATATCTATGAGGGTGTCCGGCGGCTGGTCGATCCAGCTGAGCTCGGCAGCCGGTTCAAAGTGATCTGCCTTAGCTCACCCGGATTGCCGCGGCCTGCGGGATTCTAG
- a CDS encoding response regulator: protein MSDAQHILVVDDDDRIRTLLKKYLTRSGYRVTASASAGGARKLMTTFDFDLAVLDIMMPGESGLDFLSSLRQAGKRVPILLLTARGETSDRIEGLKRGADDYLAKPFEPEELLLRLEAILRRTHVEPPPEEVEMSGLVFNAKRGELTSGARRVRLTEAELQLLSMLASKAGEPVSREELASKSPNSTERSIDVQVTRLRRKIEPDPRQPVHIQTVRGIGYRLMPD, encoded by the coding sequence ATGAGCGACGCCCAGCATATCCTTGTCGTCGATGATGATGACCGCATACGTACGTTGCTCAAGAAATACCTCACCCGTAGCGGCTACAGGGTGACCGCCTCGGCCAGCGCTGGCGGCGCGCGCAAGCTGATGACGACCTTCGATTTCGATCTGGCCGTGCTCGACATCATGATGCCAGGTGAGTCGGGTCTCGATTTCCTCTCCAGTCTTCGACAGGCAGGCAAGCGAGTGCCTATCCTCCTGCTCACCGCCAGAGGCGAGACCAGCGACCGGATCGAAGGGCTGAAACGCGGCGCGGACGACTATCTCGCCAAGCCGTTCGAACCCGAAGAGCTTCTCCTGCGCCTCGAAGCGATCCTCCGCCGCACGCATGTCGAACCGCCGCCCGAAGAGGTTGAAATGTCGGGCCTGGTCTTCAACGCAAAGCGCGGCGAACTCACCTCAGGCGCGCGCCGGGTCCGCCTGACAGAAGCAGAATTGCAGCTTCTCTCCATGCTGGCTTCGAAAGCCGGTGAGCCGGTGAGCCGCGAAGAGCTTGCCTCGAAATCCCCCAACAGCACGGAACGCTCCATCGACGTTCAGGTCACCCGCCTTCGCCGCAAGATCGAGCCGGATCCAAGACAGCCCGTCCATATCCAGACGGTACGCGGCATCGGCTATCGTTTGATGCCCGACTAG
- a CDS encoding MarR family winged helix-turn-helix transcriptional regulator, which yields MASEVNQKTGETARVDPRLFLREEELDNGIALLLASERIIGEITRKAKRQTGLNASSMRLLMTIRFEPGLTVSELRNLTGATTPTIARLLGELDKQNLVVKTQGGRDARRRRLTLSPEGELLMRPLVEQLRTALREAYRDAGATAVAGTRAVLEALTK from the coding sequence GTGGCATCTGAAGTCAACCAGAAGACAGGCGAAACCGCTCGTGTCGATCCGCGGCTTTTTCTCAGGGAGGAAGAGCTGGACAATGGTATTGCGCTATTACTGGCCAGTGAGCGCATTATCGGGGAGATCACACGCAAGGCGAAACGCCAGACGGGCCTCAACGCCTCCAGCATGCGCCTTCTCATGACGATCCGCTTCGAACCTGGCCTCACCGTCAGTGAACTTCGCAACCTGACCGGCGCGACGACGCCAACGATCGCCCGTTTGCTCGGAGAGCTCGACAAGCAGAACCTCGTCGTGAAGACACAGGGCGGGCGCGATGCCCGGCGCAGGCGCCTTACCCTGTCGCCTGAAGGCGAGCTATTGATGCGCCCCCTCGTTGAGCAGCTGCGCACGGCACTCCGTGAGGCTTACCGCGATGCCGGCGCGACCGCTGTTGCGGGCACCCGCGCCGTGCTGGAGGCCCTGACCAAATGA